A window of Microcystis aeruginosa FD4 contains these coding sequences:
- the glyS gene encoding glycine--tRNA ligase subunit beta, with product MDFLLEVGTEELPADFVDSAIAQLQERVSKSLETESLSATAIQVYGTPRRLAVLITGLPTEQEARSEEIKGPPVSAAYKNGQITPAGEGFARKQGVSTAAFSIRATDKGEFVYIEKTIPGRPTAEILTELIPQWITRLEGRRFMRWGDGDLRFPRPIRWLLTLVDGEVLPLELINGSTTLTSDRLTFGHRILHPQSLAISHPQAYLTSLRSIFVEADPQARQQIITAQITTLAKKLKGVAEIPADLLAEVTNLVEYPTAIVGKFDDEFLELPPEVIITVMVTHQRYFPVKIQQGLSPYFITISNGDPQKSEMISAGNERVIRARLADARFFYTADCDEPLDSFLPQLETVTFQEELGTMRDKVDRIMEIAQMIVEQLNLDEQSRSDIESTAMLCKADLVTQMVYEFPELQGVMAEKYALISGESAIVARGIFEHYLPRNAGDILPETITGQVVGIADRLDTLVGIFGLGMLPTGSSDPFALRRAANAIISIIWSADFNINLLALIEQIAQDFVTCHPDKQNPINLIKDFFLQRLQTLLIDDLRIDYDLVNAVLGENDPEYKSRALENLLDTRERARFLCQIRQDGQLANIYETVNRSTRLAQKGDLDTTTLETKAIINTELFEQSSEQAFYDALIALIPETISAREQRDYQRLVTALTAISPVVADFFDGENSVLVMAEKESVRRNRLNLLGLLRNHARVLADFGAIVKG from the coding sequence ATGGATTTTTTACTGGAAGTCGGTACAGAAGAACTACCCGCAGATTTTGTCGATAGCGCGATCGCACAATTGCAGGAAAGAGTTAGCAAGAGTTTAGAGACGGAATCTCTGAGTGCTACTGCTATTCAAGTTTACGGAACCCCGCGCCGTTTGGCCGTGTTAATCACAGGATTACCGACGGAGCAAGAAGCTCGCAGCGAGGAGATAAAAGGACCGCCAGTTAGTGCCGCCTACAAAAATGGTCAAATTACCCCCGCTGGTGAGGGTTTTGCTCGAAAACAGGGAGTTAGCACCGCTGCTTTCTCCATTCGTGCCACGGACAAAGGAGAATTTGTCTATATTGAAAAAACGATTCCAGGTCGTCCAACAGCCGAGATTTTAACTGAATTAATTCCCCAATGGATTACCCGTTTGGAAGGAAGACGTTTTATGCGTTGGGGAGATGGAGATTTAAGATTTCCCCGGCCAATTCGTTGGTTATTAACTTTAGTGGATGGGGAAGTTTTACCCCTAGAATTAATTAATGGCTCTACCACTTTAACCAGCGATCGCTTAACTTTTGGTCATCGCATTCTACACCCGCAATCTTTAGCCATTAGTCATCCCCAAGCATATTTAACCAGTTTGCGATCGATTTTTGTGGAAGCGGATCCGCAAGCGCGTCAACAGATAATTACCGCTCAGATTACCACCCTGGCAAAAAAACTCAAGGGAGTGGCAGAAATTCCGGCAGATTTATTAGCAGAAGTGACTAACTTAGTCGAATATCCCACGGCAATTGTCGGCAAATTTGACGATGAATTTCTCGAATTACCCCCAGAAGTAATTATTACCGTGATGGTGACACACCAGCGTTATTTTCCCGTGAAAATTCAACAGGGTTTGTCACCCTATTTTATTACTATTTCCAATGGCGATCCCCAGAAATCTGAGATGATCTCTGCGGGAAATGAACGGGTTATCCGCGCGCGGTTAGCGGATGCCAGATTTTTCTATACTGCCGATTGTGATGAACCCTTAGATAGTTTCCTTCCCCAACTGGAAACCGTCACTTTCCAAGAAGAATTGGGAACCATGCGCGATAAAGTCGATCGGATTATGGAAATTGCCCAGATGATCGTCGAACAGTTAAATCTCGATGAACAAAGTCGCAGTGATATAGAGTCCACTGCCATGCTTTGTAAAGCGGATTTAGTTACCCAAATGGTCTATGAATTTCCCGAATTACAGGGAGTAATGGCCGAAAAATATGCTTTAATTAGCGGTGAATCGGCTATAGTTGCCCGGGGCATTTTTGAACATTATCTGCCTCGCAATGCTGGGGATATACTCCCGGAAACAATCACCGGTCAAGTGGTGGGAATTGCCGATCGATTAGATACTTTAGTCGGTATTTTTGGACTGGGAATGCTGCCCACTGGTTCCTCAGATCCCTTCGCTCTCCGTCGGGCTGCCAATGCAATAATTAGTATTATCTGGTCGGCAGATTTTAATATCAATCTTTTGGCATTAATTGAGCAAATAGCTCAGGATTTTGTTACCTGTCATCCCGATAAACAGAACCCCATCAATCTGATTAAAGATTTCTTTTTACAACGTCTGCAAACTCTCTTAATTGATGATTTGAGGATAGATTATGATCTCGTTAATGCAGTTTTGGGGGAAAACGATCCGGAGTATAAGTCTCGCGCTTTGGAAAATTTATTAGATACCCGTGAACGCGCTCGCTTTTTATGCCAAATTCGTCAGGATGGTCAGTTAGCCAACATCTATGAAACCGTCAATCGCTCGACCCGTTTGGCACAAAAAGGAGATTTAGATACAACTACCTTAGAAACCAAGGCAATCATCAATACAGAGTTATTTGAACAATCCTCAGAACAAGCATTTTATGACGCTTTAATTGCCCTAATTCCCGAAACTATCAGCGCAAGAGAGCAAAGAGATTATCAGCGTCTTGTCACTGCTTTAACGGCAATTTCTCCCGTGGTGGCTGACTTTTTTGATGGCGAAAATAGTGTGTTAGTCATGGCCGAAAAAGAATCTGTCCGTCGCAATCGTTTAAATCTCTTGGGTTTATTGCGAAATCACGCCCGAGTCCTAGCAGATTTTGGGGCAATTGTCAAGGGATAA
- a CDS encoding DUF3122 domain-containing protein, whose translation MKRFLLLFCLLVSFLLFISFEIDFSLSALALTRQQLEGPGQLLSQSRHSLRDDTGSPWQVVLFKRVKDGETVEISLRLVGFPEGIEFLHGERLTITTTKGEILTAKDAFGEKSPGANVGQYEMQDILPQLPVTEAIELSLPLDNPRHLHIPIPVLLEWQSLLFSADVRLFGLG comes from the coding sequence ATGAAACGATTTCTCTTATTATTTTGTCTTCTCGTGAGTTTTTTGCTGTTTATCAGCTTTGAAATTGATTTTTCCTTGTCTGCACTAGCTCTAACTCGACAACAGCTAGAAGGGCCAGGGCAGCTGTTGTCTCAATCCCGTCATAGTTTGCGCGATGATACTGGTAGTCCTTGGCAGGTGGTGTTATTCAAACGAGTTAAAGATGGGGAAACTGTAGAAATTAGTTTGCGCTTGGTGGGATTTCCTGAAGGGATTGAGTTTCTCCATGGAGAAAGATTGACGATAACCACGACTAAAGGCGAAATTTTAACGGCTAAGGATGCTTTTGGCGAAAAATCACCAGGAGCTAACGTCGGTCAATACGAGATGCAGGATATCTTACCGCAGCTACCCGTTACCGAAGCGATCGAACTTTCCCTACCCCTAGACAATCCCCGTCATCTTCATATCCCGATACCCGTACTTTTAGAATGGCAAAG
- the bchI gene encoding magnesium chelatase ATPase subunit I, whose protein sequence is MTVTPQAPPKTRRVVFPFTAIVGQEEMKLSLMLNVIDPKIGGVMIMGDRGTGKSTTIRALADLLPEIDVVANDPFNSDPNDPDLMSDEVRQKVDEAIPLTIAKKKVTMVDLPLGATEDRVCGTIDIEKALSEGVKAFEPGLLAKANRGILYVDEVNLLDDHLVDVLLDSAASGWNTVEREGISIRHPARFVLVGSGNPEEGELRPQLLDRFGMHAEIHTVKEPPLRVKIVEQRAEFDGNPISFLDKYNLEQEELQRKLVEAQNLLPSVELDYDLRVKISEVCSELDVDGLRGDIVTNRAAKALAALEGRTTVTVDDIRRVIVLCLRHRLRKDPLESIDSGYKVLKAFNRVFGLEENS, encoded by the coding sequence ATGACCGTGACTCCCCAAGCTCCTCCGAAAACTCGCCGCGTGGTTTTTCCCTTCACCGCTATTGTCGGCCAGGAAGAAATGAAATTATCCCTAATGCTCAACGTCATCGACCCCAAAATTGGCGGGGTGATGATTATGGGGGATCGAGGTACGGGAAAATCGACCACAATTAGGGCTTTAGCTGACCTTTTACCAGAAATTGACGTAGTTGCTAACGATCCCTTTAATTCTGACCCCAATGATCCCGATTTAATGAGCGATGAGGTGCGGCAAAAGGTGGATGAAGCCATTCCCTTGACCATTGCCAAGAAAAAAGTCACTATGGTAGATCTGCCCCTCGGTGCGACGGAGGATCGGGTCTGTGGCACGATTGACATCGAAAAGGCCCTGTCAGAAGGGGTAAAAGCTTTTGAACCGGGTTTGCTGGCCAAAGCTAACCGCGGCATTCTTTATGTGGATGAAGTCAATTTACTTGACGATCACCTCGTCGATGTGCTATTGGATTCGGCCGCTAGTGGTTGGAATACGGTGGAACGGGAAGGAATTTCCATCCGTCACCCGGCCCGGTTTGTTTTGGTGGGATCGGGCAACCCAGAAGAAGGAGAATTGCGCCCACAACTGCTCGATCGCTTCGGAATGCACGCGGAGATTCACACCGTCAAAGAACCACCTCTACGGGTCAAAATCGTGGAACAGCGTGCGGAATTTGATGGCAATCCGATCTCGTTTTTAGATAAATACAACTTAGAACAGGAAGAACTGCAAAGAAAGCTAGTGGAGGCCCAAAATCTTTTGCCGTCCGTTGAGCTTGATTACGATCTGCGGGTGAAAATTTCCGAGGTTTGTTCCGAGTTAGACGTGGATGGATTGCGCGGCGATATCGTTACCAATCGCGCCGCTAAAGCTCTGGCCGCTTTGGAAGGACGGACAACTGTGACGGTAGATGATATCCGTCGGGTAATTGTTCTCTGTTTACGTCACCGTTTGCGGAAAGATCCCTTAGAATCGATCGATTCTGGTTATAAAGTTTTGAAAGCTTTTAATCGCGTTTTTGGATTAGAGGAAAATTCCTAA